The window GCGCATCATTGTGGCGACCCATTCGCCCGTCGGCCTCTATGGCGTCCAGACCGTACTCGGCCCCTATCGCGATTACGGCATCGCCGCCCGCCTGAACAACGGCGCCTACCCCGAAGGCATCTTCTGGAGCCGGGAAGAGAAAACCCACTCCATCCGTTCGACCACCGCCGGCGACCAGACCTACCTGATCGTCATCGGCGAGGAGCACAAGACGGGCCAGCACGACGACGCGCCTCATTATTACGAGAACGTGGAGGAGTATGCCCGCAGCCACTTCGACGTGGCCGAGATCACCCACCGTTGGTCGGCCCAGGGCTACCGCTCGGCCGACCTGCTGCCCTACATCGGCCCCGCGGCCGGCAACGACAACGTCTACATCGCCGCCGGCTTCGGCACCAACGGCCTCATCTATGGCCCGCTGGCAGCGCAGATTATCGCCGACGACATCATCGGCCGCGAGAACCGTTGGGCCGATCGCTATCGCGCCCGGCGGGTCTCGGTCACCAAATCGGCCAGGGAGTTCCTGCGCGAGAACCTGGATAACGCCGAACAGTATTTGCGCGGCTATCTGACCAAGGCCGACGTGGCCAGCGTGGCCGACGTGGCCCCCGGCACAGGCGCGCTGGTCGAGATCGACGGCGACAAAGTGGCCCTCTATCGCCAGCCGTCGGGCGAACTGATCGCCCTGTCACCCGTCTGCACCCACCTGGGTTGTATCGTTCGCTGGAACGCGGCCGAAACGAGCTGGGATTGCCCCTGCCACGGCAGCCGCTTCAACTATGACGGCGAGGTGATCGAAGGCCCGGCGCTATCGCCGTTGGCGCGCAAGGAGATCAGTCCGGCGGCCGTCATCGCCGAACTGGACAAGTAAGCGCCCGGTCACTTCTCGCCGCGAATGCGAATCGATTCGCGCAAGGCGTGGTTTTCGATGTAGAACAGCCAACCTTTCACGCTGAGATCGCCCAGGTCGTTATGGTGGGCGGTCACGCTGGGTGGCAGGTTGGCTGTTTGCTGGGCCAGCGCCGTTGTCTGCTCGCGGGCGGCGGCAAAGGCCTCGGCCAGTTCCGCCATCGTCAGGCTGGTTGCCGGGCGGTAGCCGTCGTACTCATCCCGGACCGCCACGTCGCCCAGCGCCGTCCGTAGCCGGCGCGCGCTCCAGCGCTCGATGCCGATGATGTGGGCCGCCGCCTCGCAATTGCCGGGCGTATCGGCCGCCCGCGCCAGCCGTTCGGCCACCACCTGCCCCGATTCGACCAGCCTCTCGATCAATTGCTCGACCGTTTGTCCCCCGGCCCGCCGTTCCGTAAAGCGCCTGATCAGATCGCCGATGATGCTCATTGTTCCCTCCTTGGTATTTATACGCTGATCCTAATATCCCGGAACTATAACCAACCGGCGCAGCCAGGTCATCCAATTACCAAATCGGCCTCACCTTACTGACCCACTGCCCACTGCCCACTGCCCACTGCCCACTGCCCACTGCCCACTACCCACTGTCCACTACCCACTGAATTTCAACTTGCTCATTTCCCCACCACGCATACACTTAGGTAAATTAACTCAGCATCTTGTGGGTTCGACCCACGGCGTCCAGCAGTTCCGGCCGCCCCGGTCCGTCCCGTGGAGAAAACCCGATGCCTCGCCGACTGTTTGCGTTCGGTTGTGTCTTCTGTGCGACCTATCTGGTCGCGCTCCTCATTCATTGGACGCCCCCCATCGCTGCCCAATCCCCGACCGAATTTCTCTATCTGCCCCAGATCGCCAACGACTTTTGCGGCCCCTTTCTTGATCCTTTCGACGACAATGGTGCCTTCTGGTTTACCGGTCAGGCCGATGGCCTGCGGGCCGAGATCGTCGAGGATGAGTACCGTCTGGCCTTCGCCGGAGCGGGCGAGATTTGGTTCATCACCGCGCCGGTCTGCCCGCGCGCCGACTATCGGGCGGCGGTTGACGTGCGTTGGGCAGGCGACGGCGGCAATTTCATCGGCTTGCTCTTCAGCATCGACGACGCGGCCGAGCGCGCCTATCTGTTTGCGGTCAACACCGACGCCCGCGTCTGGCTGGTTTTCGAGGTTCGCGGCAATGGCCTCACGACAGTCATCCCCCCCACCGGCCACGAGGCCGTGCAGCCCGGCAACGCCACCAATCGGCTGGCCGTCGCCCACGCCGGCGACCGATTAACGTTGAGCGTCAATAATGCGCCCGTCGGCGAATTAACCGGCGTCCAATCCGGCGCGCCCGTCCTGGCCGGCGTGGCCGCCGCGAGCTATACCACCCAGTCGTCGGCCGATGCGCGCTTCGATAATTTCTTTTGGAGTGGCGAGTAGCGGGTGGCGGGTGACACGTGGCGGGTGGCGGGTGGCACGTGGCGAGTGGCGAGAACCGCTCATTACACTTAAGCCGTCATTCGTCATTCGTCATTCGTCATTCGTCATTCGTCATTCGTCATTCGTCATTCGTCACTCGTCATTCGTCATTCGTCATTCGTCATTCGTCATTTCCTACCGTATTATTGGGCGCATGACCGACGCGCCACCACCCTCTCGTTCTACCCGGCTGGTTGCCGGTGACACCGCTTCGATCACGGTCGTAGCAGCGGCGTTCGTCGTGGCCCTGGCGGCCTATATGGTCGATCGCGGCTCACCCGGCGGGCCGCCATTCCCCCTCTCGATCTTCATCCTCGCGGTCGTTCTTGGAGTGGCATATCTGGCATTGATCCTGTTTGGCCGGGGTTGGCTTGAACCGTTCGCCAGACCCCATACCAACGCTGTCACGATGGCCTTGCTCGTGATCCTCATGCTGGCGATTGAGTTTCTGCTACAAGGAACTTACGTCATCTGGCTCATCTCGATGCCGCTCATCGCCGCCGCAGCCTCCGAGTTGCCACCCCGAACGCGTTGGTTCGTTTATCTGGCGGCTATGTTCGGCGTGGCCGCGCCCATCTACCTGCGTAATGGCAATTGGCTGGAAACGCTCATCAACACCCTGACCTTCCTGACGGCTTTTGTCTTCGTCCTGGCCTTCGTCCGGCTGAACCAGGCCGCCGACCAGGCGCGCACCGAGGCCGAGGAACTGGCCGCCCAACTGGCCGACGCCAACCGCCGCCTGGGTGATTTTGCCGTCCAGGCCGAAGAACTGGCGACGATCCAGGAACGCAACCGCCTGGCCCGCGAAATTCACGATAACATCGGCCACTATCTGACCGTCGTCAACGTCCAAATCAACGCCGCGCGGGCACTTATCGGTGTGGATAGTGACCGGGCCGACGCCGCGCTGGACAAGGCCGGCCGGCTCACGCAGGAGGGGCTGGCCGCCATTCGTCAATCTATTTCGTCCCTACGCGAGTCGCCGCTCGGCCGTCGCTCCCTGGCCGAAGCCGTGGCCGCCCTCATCGCCGAGACCCAGGCCGCCGGCATCGTCGCCGAGTTGCGCGTCGCCGGCTCGCCCCGCCCGCTCGACGCGCGCCACGAGCTGACCCTCTACCGGGCAGCGCAGGAAGGGCTGACCAACGTGCGTAAACATGCCCGCGCCTCGCGGGTCGATTTGACCCTGGACTACCGCGATCCGGCACAGGTATCTCTGGCAGTATGCGATAATGGCGTCGGCCACAGCGGCGATGATATCCCGCCCGGCTTTGGGCTGTTGGGGCTACAGGAGCGCGCGCGCCAGCTTGGCGGCGAAATAGTCACCCACTCCGCCGTCGGCCAGGGGTATTGCCTGACCATCAACCTGCCGACCCATTCTTCTGAACCGGCCGTCGCCGCCGAAGGGACGGTGTAGCATGGCGATTCGGGTCTTACTGGTTGACGATCAGGCGCTCTTCCGCGAAGGACTGAGCACGATTCTGTCTCTACAAGCGGATCTTGAGGTCGTCGGCGAAGCGGCCAACGGGCAAGAAGCGTTGGCGGCGGCGGCGGCCCACCAGCCGGACGTGATCCTCATGGATCTGAATATGCCCGTGCTCGACGGCGTGGCCGCCACCCGCCGCCTGAAGGAAAGCGGCGCGGCGGCGCGGGTCATCGTCCTGACCACGTTCGACAACGACGAAACCGTTTTCGATGGCCTGCGCGCCGGGGCCGTCGGTTATCTGCTCAAGGACGTGTCATCGGCCAAACTCGTCGAGGCCATTCGCGCCGCCGCCCGTGGCGAAAGCTTTTTGCAGCCCTCCATCGCCGCTAAGGTGCTGGCCGAGTTCAACCGGCTGGAAGAGCGCGCCGCCGCCGCGCCGCCGACCGCCCTCATCGATCCGCTCTCCGAACGGGAATTGGAGATATTGCGCCAACTGTCGGCCGGCGATAGCAATAAGGAAATCGCCGCCCACTTGTTCATCACCGAGGGCACGGTGAAGAACCACGTCACCAATATCCTCGGCAAGCTGGGCGTGAGGGATCGGACGCAGGCGGCGCTGCGGGCGCGTGAATTAGGCTTGATTTGATTGCGGCGACTGGGAAGCGGCGAATGGGGCTAGAACTGGGAATCAGACTTGTTGGGTCTGTCCCCCGGCCGGTGGCTGCCGCGTGACGGTAGGGAGCCATCCCCCCGCTGGTGGGCGTCGATCAGATCGAACAAGTCAACGGTGCGATCAAGATCTTCCCAACTGCCCTCCAACACCTGCGGCCGCTTAAGTCGGGCGATAAAGATAGCGGAGCCGAGATACATCTCGCCCACTTCCTTATCCTGCGTTCGGTCATTGCGCCGCAACAGTTCGTTGAGCGCGTCGCGTATATCCAGCGTCGGCCTGGAGGGCAGCTTGTCGGCCATTAATTACCTGTACATTTTCCGCTAACAATACCGATTGAATTGTACTCTCTCGGCCGAAATCCGACCGTAAAAAGCCCGTGTATCCCAGCCAAGTTTAACGAATTCATCATCCCGATGCCGCTCATCAAATCGCCCCCCCTCAAGGGTTGCGCTATAGTTCTGCCAACCCCGATGACGAAAAATAACGGAGGAAATGCATGACTGACCACGATCAAAAAGACATGGAACAACGCGTCGACGCGCGTATCGTTGAAACGCTGGATTATTGGATCGAGCAACTCGGCCGCCTCTGCGCCCAGCCCAGCATCTCCGCCCAGCGCCTGGGCATCGACGAGTGCGCCGAACTGACGGCCACCATGCTGCGCGAGCAAGGTTTCGCCGCCGAAATCCTGCCCACCGGCGGCAGCCCGGTCGTCTATGGCGCGGCTCCCGGCCGCGGCGAGCGCACCCTGCTCTTCTACAACCATTACGACGTACAGCCCCCGGAGCCGCTGGAACTGTGGAACACGCCGCCCTTCACTCTGACCCGCATCGGTGATACGCTCTACGCCCGCGGCGTCAGCGACGACAAGGGGCAGCTCATCACCCGCATGGCCGCCGCCGCCGCCGTGCGCGACGTGCTGGGCGAGTTCCCGATCAACCTGAAGTATTTCGTCGAGGGCGAAGAGGAAGTCGGCAGCCCCAACATCCCCGGGGCCATCGCCGCCCACAAGGACAAATTCGCCGCCGACGCCTGTATCTGGGAGTTCGGCGGCATCGACTTCGCCGGGCGA is drawn from Candidatus Promineifilum breve and contains these coding sequences:
- a CDS encoding FAD-dependent oxidoreductase — encoded protein: MDKTSVWEATAPSHAFPALRGETTADVAIVGGGITGISAAMLLAWAGRSVVVIEAQQIGFGTTGNSTGNLYAIVDDGLWKIRDKWDQDTATDVAQSRTETVDFLERVIAQYKLDCAFARRRQYLFVAQDAPQQDEMLEQLMEEYETVRAAGLEATLVDETPLPWPVARALLIENQAQFHPAAFTRGLAEALNGDRCRIHENSRALEIDGDKGFVRTEAGVVHAERIIVATHSPVGLYGVQTVLGPYRDYGIAARLNNGAYPEGIFWSREEKTHSIRSTTAGDQTYLIVIGEEHKTGQHDDAPHYYENVEEYARSHFDVAEITHRWSAQGYRSADLLPYIGPAAGNDNVYIAAGFGTNGLIYGPLAAQIIADDIIGRENRWADRYRARRVSVTKSAREFLRENLDNAEQYLRGYLTKADVASVADVAPGTGALVEIDGDKVALYRQPSGELIALSPVCTHLGCIVRWNAAETSWDCPCHGSRFNYDGEVIEGPALSPLARKEISPAAVIAELDK
- a CDS encoding DinB family protein, which produces MSIIGDLIRRFTERRAGGQTVEQLIERLVESGQVVAERLARAADTPGNCEAAAHIIGIERWSARRLRTALGDVAVRDEYDGYRPATSLTMAELAEAFAAAREQTTALAQQTANLPPSVTAHHNDLGDLSVKGWLFYIENHALRESIRIRGEK
- a CDS encoding periplasmic substrate-binding domain-containing protein, which encodes MPRRLFAFGCVFCATYLVALLIHWTPPIAAQSPTEFLYLPQIANDFCGPFLDPFDDNGAFWFTGQADGLRAEIVEDEYRLAFAGAGEIWFITAPVCPRADYRAAVDVRWAGDGGNFIGLLFSIDDAAERAYLFAVNTDARVWLVFEVRGNGLTTVIPPTGHEAVQPGNATNRLAVAHAGDRLTLSVNNAPVGELTGVQSGAPVLAGVAAASYTTQSSADARFDNFFWSGE
- a CDS encoding sensor histidine kinase: MTDAPPPSRSTRLVAGDTASITVVAAAFVVALAAYMVDRGSPGGPPFPLSIFILAVVLGVAYLALILFGRGWLEPFARPHTNAVTMALLVILMLAIEFLLQGTYVIWLISMPLIAAAASELPPRTRWFVYLAAMFGVAAPIYLRNGNWLETLINTLTFLTAFVFVLAFVRLNQAADQARTEAEELAAQLADANRRLGDFAVQAEELATIQERNRLAREIHDNIGHYLTVVNVQINAARALIGVDSDRADAALDKAGRLTQEGLAAIRQSISSLRESPLGRRSLAEAVAALIAETQAAGIVAELRVAGSPRPLDARHELTLYRAAQEGLTNVRKHARASRVDLTLDYRDPAQVSLAVCDNGVGHSGDDIPPGFGLLGLQERARQLGGEIVTHSAVGQGYCLTINLPTHSSEPAVAAEGTV
- a CDS encoding response regulator, translated to MAIRVLLVDDQALFREGLSTILSLQADLEVVGEAANGQEALAAAAAHQPDVILMDLNMPVLDGVAATRRLKESGAAARVIVLTTFDNDETVFDGLRAGAVGYLLKDVSSAKLVEAIRAAARGESFLQPSIAAKVLAEFNRLEERAAAAPPTALIDPLSERELEILRQLSAGDSNKEIAAHLFITEGTVKNHVTNILGKLGVRDRTQAALRARELGLI